The DNA sequence CGACAAGATCCGGGCCGGCCATGCGACGCACACCGACGTCGGAGTCGGGATCGCCGAGGATGCCGTGTCGGCTCTGCGCGCGGACACCGCCGATCGCCCACTGGACATGGCCACTGCGCGACCACTGATCGGCACGTGTGCGTATCTCGGCGAACTCGAGCTGATGTACGGCGCTGCTGAGCCGTTCGCTGAGTCCCCGCTCGGACGGCCGAGCACCTAGCCGCCTGTCCCTCGAACGGTCTACTCCGAGCGGCTCACGCACGGAAAATCGGTTGCCCCGCGCCGCCTGAACCGCCAACACTGTCCTGGCCTGCACAAACACTGTCGAGCGATCGCTTGGCAGGATATTTGCCAATACTGTCAATTCAGACACTGTTGGCGCGATGTATTCGAACGGATAGTTGCTGCCATGGACATTGTGGTGATCTTGGGGCCGGCCGTGGTTGCCGGATTGATTGCGACGTATCAAAATCGCACGTCGCCGCGGGCGTCTTTCGACGCCGGATCTGGGATGAGCCGGGCACGCACCGAGCTCGAACTCGACCTGCTCGATCGAGGTAGCAAGGGGCGCAATGGCGGCTGAGGCGGTCTGGTGGGCCTGCGCGGTGGGCGCGACCCGCGGTGGACAAGATGCGCAAACGATCGAACACTGATCTTGTGGTCGAGTAACGATCGATGAGCGAGAGGGCCCGGAATGACAACTCCAGACATCAACCCGTCGGTGCCACCCAGCGGTTCCGGTTGCGTCGAATGCGACCAGACGGGTAGCTGGTGGTTCCATCTACGCCGGTGCGCAACGTGCGGTCACGTTGGCTGCTGCGATGATTCGCTGTCCCGGCACGCCTCACACCATGCCGCCGACACGGGTCATGCTGTCATCCAGTCGTTCGAACCTGGTGAGGATTGGTTCTGGAACTACGCCACCAATGACTACTACCGCGGCCCCGAACTCGCTCCGCCGCACGCGCACCCCGTCGATCAGGCGACGCCGGGTCCGAGTGATCGCGTGCCTGCCGACTGGATGAGCCGGCTGAAAAACCGGACCGACTGACCGGGTTTGGGCTCTCGTGGCGGCCCGGAACGGTGGCGGCCCGATGTCTCGGGCCCGTAGCCTTCACATCACCATCGATGTGGAAGGGGCACCATGGCTTCGGAGTTCGACCTCCTGACCGAGAACGCTGCCGAACTGGATATCGATCTAGATCGCATCCCCGAGGTGACCCGCATCGACACCGATGTGGACGGCAACGTGGTCAGCAGCGTGCAGTGGACCGCCGAGTCCCCCCGCATCGTCTTCCTCCATGGTGGCGGACAGAACGCTCACACCTGGGACAGCGTGATCCTGGCGCTGGGCCTACCGGCGCTCGCCGTCGATCTGCCGGGGCACGGCCACTCCGGCTGGCGAGAAGACCACGACTACCGTCCGCAACCGAATGCCGTCGCCGTCGCTCCGGTCATCCGTGACCTCGCCCCCGACGCCGAACTGGTTGTCGGTATGTCGTTGGGCGGACTCACCACCATCGCCATCACCGCGCTCGATCCCCGCCTCATTCGACGGGCCCTGATCGTCGACGTGAGCCCCGAATCACCGAAACGGGTAGAGCAACTGAGCGGAGCCGATCGAGGCACGGTCGCGCTGGTCAGCGGACCCGACACGTACGACAGCCGGGACGAACTGATCGAGCTCACCGCCGCAGCCGCACCCGGACGCAGCAGGTCGTCGATTCGTCGCGGGGTCATCCACAACACCCGCGAACTCGACGACGGCCGTGTGCAGTGGCGCTACGACAAGATGCGCGAGAGCATCGAACCCGGGCCGCTCTGGGATGCCCTGTCGGCCAGCACCATTCCTCTCACCCTGGTCCGCGGCGGTGCGTCGGCTTTTGTCACCGACACCGATGCCGCCGAGATCGTCCGTCGACGGCCGGGCTCCGAAGTGATCTCGGTACCCGGAGCGGGGCACTCGGTGCAGAGCGACGCCCCACTGGAGTTGGCCGCGATCATCCGATCGACGCTGGGGTTGTGATCGCAGGCGGTTTCGCTGGGTTGCGTTCGATGAACACAGCCCGAAGACTGCGGAACAGTTCGACGATCAAACCCTGAGCTGCGCGCTCGGTCGCGGGATACTCTTTGCGCACCCTGTTGTTTTCATGTGGAAGTTCGTTCGATCACCATCGAGTCAAATTGCTTGTCTGGTGCCCAGCACCGACGAAGGGAGCCACCCTTGACGGCCACCGTGACACCGGAAGCACCACCACGCGCGAAGGTGGTGCTGGGCACCCTGATACTCGTCGCCGGGGTGGCCAACATCAACCTGGCGGTCGCCAACGTCGCACTTCCCGACATCGGTAGAGCCTTCGACGCGGGCGCCACCGGACTGAACCTTGTCGCAGTGGGATATTCACTGGGATTGGCCGCGTCCGTGCTGTACTTCGGCGCTCTCGGCGACCGGCACGGCCGTAAACGGATGCTCGTCTTCGGCATGATGTTGTCGATCCCGGCTTCGTTGGTGGCCGGCTTCGCACCGTCGATCGAGGTTTTGTTCGCTGCGCGTCTGGTGGGCGGAATCGCTGCCGGACTGGCCTTTCCGACCACCCTGGCGGTCATCACCGCTCTCTGGTCGGGCCCGAGTCGCACTCGCGCCATCGCCGCGTGGTCAGCGCTTGGCGGCGCGATCTCCTCACTGGGGCCGATCGTTTCAGGTGCATTGCTCGAGGTGTTCAGCTGGCACTCGGTGTTCCTCGTGACACTGCCGCTCGCCGTCGTGGCACTGGTGGCCGCGATATTCCTCGTACCATCCGATTCCGGCGATGCATCCGAGTCGGTGGACAATCTCGGCGGCGTGCTGTCCATCGTGTTCGTGGGCGCAATGATCCTGGCCCTCAACTTCATCCCGATGTCGGGCGCCGGATCGGCGGTGGGTGTACTGGCCGCGATCTCTCTCGCCGCCGGTATCGCGTTCTTCGTGCGGCAACGTCATGCCCCCACACCGTTGTTCGATCTCTCGATTGCCAGTCGCCGCACCTTCTGGGTGGCCGCGTTCGGTGGTGTGGTCGTGTTCGGCACGCTGATGGGTGTGATGTTCATCGGCCAGCAGTATCTGCAGAACGTGCTGGAGTACTCGACGTTGGAGGCCGGCACCACCATCGTTCCCGCCGCGATCGGAATGGTGCTCTTCGCGCCGTTGTCCGCCCGGATGGTCGAGGCGCGTGGTTCACGCATCACCCTGCTGGTGGGATTCGTGTTCATCCTCGCCGGTCTCGTTGCGGCGTTGACGATGTGGACCGAGGATGCACACTACTGGCAGATCGCGGTGGCGTACGCCTTGGTCGGAATCGGAGTCGGCTTCGCCGGCACACCGGCATCGCGGTCGCTGACCGGATCGGTGCCACGCTCGCGCGCAGGTATGGCCTCCAGCATGTCCGACCTGCAGCGCGATCTCGGCGGGGCCATCATGCAGTCCATCCTGGGTGCAATTCTGACCGCCGGATACGCACGCGACTTCACCAAGTCGATCTCGGATTCGCCCGACGCGGCCAAGGTCACCGACGAGACGGAAGCTGCTCTGACGAAGTCGTTTTCGAGTGCCGAGGTGCTGGCCGAGCGCTATCCCGAGTACGGCAAGGAGATCATCGCCGGCGCCCGCGATGCGTTTGTTCACGGCGACCACCTGGCCTACGCCGCGGCGATCGCCGTGGTGCTGGGCGGCGCACTGGTGGTGTTCTTCGGCTATCCGAAGGTCGATGACGAACGCCGACTCATGAAAGAGTATGCGCGCGAGGGGTCTTAGCTTTCCTTCTTGTTGCGCCAGATCCTCTCGAACGGCAGACGCCAGGCGTGGGGCGCGATGAGTTGATGAATGGCGTTGGGGCCCCACGACCCCTGGTCGTAACTGCGCACCGGCGGCGGATTCTCGAGCAACGGCGCCGATACCTCCCACAGACGCTCGATGCCTTCAGCGGTTGTGTAGAGCGTCCGATCGCCTTTCATCGCGTCGAGAATGAGGCGCTCGTACGCTTCCAGCACCATGCCCACCTGATCGGTCTCCTGCATGGCGAA is a window from the Williamsia sp. DF01-3 genome containing:
- a CDS encoding UBP-type zinc finger domain-containing protein, which codes for MTTPDINPSVPPSGSGCVECDQTGSWWFHLRRCATCGHVGCCDDSLSRHASHHAADTGHAVIQSFEPGEDWFWNYATNDYYRGPELAPPHAHPVDQATPGPSDRVPADWMSRLKNRTD
- a CDS encoding alpha/beta fold hydrolase, with amino-acid sequence MASEFDLLTENAAELDIDLDRIPEVTRIDTDVDGNVVSSVQWTAESPRIVFLHGGGQNAHTWDSVILALGLPALAVDLPGHGHSGWREDHDYRPQPNAVAVAPVIRDLAPDAELVVGMSLGGLTTIAITALDPRLIRRALIVDVSPESPKRVEQLSGADRGTVALVSGPDTYDSRDELIELTAAAAPGRSRSSIRRGVIHNTRELDDGRVQWRYDKMRESIEPGPLWDALSASTIPLTLVRGGASAFVTDTDAAEIVRRRPGSEVISVPGAGHSVQSDAPLELAAIIRSTLGL
- a CDS encoding MFS transporter, producing the protein MTATVTPEAPPRAKVVLGTLILVAGVANINLAVANVALPDIGRAFDAGATGLNLVAVGYSLGLAASVLYFGALGDRHGRKRMLVFGMMLSIPASLVAGFAPSIEVLFAARLVGGIAAGLAFPTTLAVITALWSGPSRTRAIAAWSALGGAISSLGPIVSGALLEVFSWHSVFLVTLPLAVVALVAAIFLVPSDSGDASESVDNLGGVLSIVFVGAMILALNFIPMSGAGSAVGVLAAISLAAGIAFFVRQRHAPTPLFDLSIASRRTFWVAAFGGVVVFGTLMGVMFIGQQYLQNVLEYSTLEAGTTIVPAAIGMVLFAPLSARMVEARGSRITLLVGFVFILAGLVAALTMWTEDAHYWQIAVAYALVGIGVGFAGTPASRSLTGSVPRSRAGMASSMSDLQRDLGGAIMQSILGAILTAGYARDFTKSISDSPDAAKVTDETEAALTKSFSSAEVLAERYPEYGKEIIAGARDAFVHGDHLAYAAAIAVVLGGALVVFFGYPKVDDERRLMKEYAREGS